A portion of the Paenibacillus hamazuiensis genome contains these proteins:
- a CDS encoding DeoR/GlpR family DNA-binding transcription regulator — protein MLAAERFDKIVSLVNERGSIRVSELSELFQVTEETIRRDLDRLEQAGRLRRSHGGAVSVKSDQQPEIPYFEREITHAEEKKRIAQAAIGRIRPKDRILLDASSTAWYMAAEVPDIPLTVLTNSIKVAMELSSKEKIEVISTGGILAQRSLSYVGPLAERSLNAYHVDKVFLSCKGVHLDRGISESNELQARIKERMIGTADEVVLLADSSKFGVQAFTQVADLSEVDVIITDNRIAPEIVERLQERGITVITV, from the coding sequence ATGCTAGCTGCAGAGCGTTTTGACAAAATTGTAAGTTTGGTAAACGAGCGGGGCTCCATCCGGGTTTCCGAGCTGAGCGAGCTGTTCCAGGTGACGGAGGAGACGATTCGCCGCGACCTGGACCGGCTGGAGCAAGCGGGCCGCCTGCGCCGCTCGCACGGAGGCGCGGTCAGCGTGAAAAGCGACCAGCAGCCGGAAATTCCCTACTTCGAGCGGGAAATCACCCATGCCGAGGAGAAGAAGCGGATCGCGCAGGCCGCGATCGGCCGGATCCGACCGAAGGACCGCATCCTTCTGGATGCCAGCTCCACGGCCTGGTATATGGCCGCCGAGGTGCCGGACATTCCTTTGACCGTCCTTACCAACTCAATTAAGGTCGCCATGGAGCTTAGCAGCAAGGAGAAGATCGAGGTCATCTCGACGGGAGGCATATTGGCGCAGCGCTCTTTGTCTTATGTGGGGCCGCTCGCCGAACGGTCTCTGAATGCTTACCATGTGGATAAGGTGTTCCTGTCCTGCAAGGGCGTCCATCTGGACCGCGGGATCAGCGAGTCGAACGAGCTGCAAGCCCGCATCAAAGAACGGATGATCGGCACGGCCGACGAAGTCGTTTTGCTTGCCGACTCCAGCAAGTTCGGAGTGCAGGCGTTTACGCAGGTGGCCGATTTGTCCGAGGTCGACGTGATTATAACGGACAACCGCATCGCTCCGGAAATCGTGGAGCGTCTGCAAGAACGGGGCATCACCGTGATTACCGTGTAA
- a CDS encoding rhamnulokinase, whose amino-acid sequence MGHIIAFDLGASSGRAMLGRLTDGRIEMTELHRFPNDPVQVGGRLHWDILRLYHEIKQALLIAKNRGNEVDSIGIDSWAVDFGFIGMNGELLGNPYHYRDRHTEGMMEKLFAQVPAEEIFRRTGIQFLQFNTIFQLFALKQADSPWLQKENRFLMIPDLLRYFLTGEMQSEFSNATTTQLFNPVKGGWDEELLEKLGFPKSWFGEVLQPGSKAGHLQPSVCEELGIPSLPVYAVAEHDTGSAVAAVPAAERSFAYLSCGTWSLMGTEVREPVMGDLARQLNFTNEGGVEGTYRLLKNIMGLWILQESRREWEKAGKSYSFTELVQMAGAAAPFRAFIDPDDAMFLAPGDMPARIAQYCRQTGQPAPETDGEFVRCILESLALKYRYVFEMTQRLSGQTFSGLHMVGGGIQNTLLCRWSANAIGKPVWAGPSEGSAIGNLAVQWIAQGAFKDIWEARQAIRNSFPVAEYMPEEQDRWGHAYDRFVRLTGIAE is encoded by the coding sequence TTGGGACATATTATCGCTTTTGACCTGGGAGCGAGCAGCGGAAGAGCGATGCTGGGCCGTTTGACGGACGGCCGGATCGAAATGACCGAGCTTCACCGGTTTCCGAACGATCCCGTGCAGGTGGGGGGCCGTTTGCACTGGGATATTTTGCGGCTGTATCATGAAATCAAGCAGGCGCTCTTGATCGCCAAAAACAGAGGCAACGAAGTGGACAGCATCGGGATCGACTCGTGGGCGGTCGATTTCGGGTTCATCGGTATGAACGGCGAGCTGCTCGGCAACCCTTATCACTATCGGGACCGCCATACGGAAGGGATGATGGAAAAACTGTTTGCGCAGGTGCCCGCGGAGGAGATTTTTCGCAGAACGGGCATTCAGTTTCTGCAGTTTAATACGATCTTCCAGCTGTTCGCTCTGAAACAGGCGGACTCCCCGTGGCTGCAGAAGGAAAACCGTTTCCTGATGATCCCGGACCTGCTTCGGTACTTTTTGACCGGGGAGATGCAAAGCGAGTTTTCCAATGCGACGACGACCCAGCTGTTCAATCCTGTAAAAGGCGGCTGGGATGAGGAGCTTCTGGAGAAGCTCGGCTTCCCGAAATCGTGGTTCGGCGAAGTGCTGCAGCCGGGCAGCAAAGCCGGCCATCTGCAGCCGTCCGTTTGCGAGGAGCTGGGGATTCCTTCGCTTCCCGTCTATGCGGTAGCCGAGCACGATACGGGCTCCGCCGTAGCCGCCGTTCCGGCTGCGGAACGGTCTTTTGCCTACCTCAGCTGCGGCACCTGGTCCTTGATGGGCACCGAGGTGCGGGAGCCGGTTATGGGCGATTTGGCGCGGCAGCTCAATTTTACGAACGAAGGCGGCGTGGAAGGGACATACCGCTTGCTGAAAAATATTATGGGCCTGTGGATTTTGCAGGAAAGCCGGCGCGAGTGGGAGAAAGCAGGAAAATCGTACTCGTTTACCGAATTGGTACAGATGGCGGGAGCGGCTGCACCGTTCCGCGCTTTCATCGATCCCGACGATGCGATGTTCCTCGCCCCCGGCGATATGCCGGCGAGAATCGCGCAATATTGCCGGCAGACCGGGCAGCCCGCTCCGGAAACGGACGGAGAGTTTGTCCGCTGCATTTTGGAAAGCCTGGCCTTGAAGTACCGCTATGTGTTCGAAATGACTCAGCGGCTGTCCGGGCAAACGTTTAGCGGCCTGCATATGGTCGGTGGAGGCATTCAAAATACGCTGCTCTGCCGGTGGTCGGCAAACGCCATCGGCAAGCCGGTTTGGGCCGGTCCTTCGGAAGGCAGCGCGATCGGGAACTTGGCCGTCCAATGGATCGCCCAAGGCGCGTTTAAAGATATTTGGGAAGCGCGCCAAGCCATTCGCAATTCGTTCCCCGTTGCCGAATATATGCCGGAAGAGCAAGACCGGTGGGGCCATGCCTACGACCGGTTCGTCAGGCTGACGGGGATTGCCGAATAA
- the rhaA gene encoding L-rhamnose isomerase — translation MDKNIQANYELAKEQYAAHGINVDQVLEQLEKIKISMHCWQGDDVRGFLNREQDLTGGISVTGNYPGAAQTPDQLRADLEKAFSLIPGKHKVNLHAIYADTDEKVELDQLEPKHFQKWVDWCKEQGLGLDFNPTCFSHEKSGDGFTLSHPDPAIRQFWIDHCKASRKIGAYFGEQLGQTCVTNVWIPDGFKDTPADRLAPRQRLKAALDEVFAEELNPAHNLDAVESKLFGLGSEAYVVGSHEFYMGYGIQNNKLICLDAGHFHPTEVISNKLSALSLFTSGILLHVSRPMRWDSDHVVILDDELIDIGRELVRGNLLDRTYIGLDFFDASINRVAAWVIGTRNTIKALLRAMLDPVEALRKAELEGDYTTRLALTEEFKTYPFGAVWDYYCASKGVPVREEWLAEVKVYEREVLLARG, via the coding sequence ATGGACAAGAACATTCAGGCGAATTACGAGCTGGCCAAGGAGCAGTACGCGGCCCACGGCATTAACGTCGATCAAGTGCTCGAGCAGCTGGAAAAAATCAAAATTTCGATGCACTGCTGGCAGGGCGACGATGTCAGAGGGTTCCTGAACCGCGAGCAGGACCTGACCGGAGGCATCTCCGTCACCGGCAACTATCCGGGGGCGGCGCAAACGCCCGACCAGCTTCGCGCGGATTTGGAAAAGGCGTTTTCCCTCATCCCCGGCAAACATAAAGTGAATCTGCACGCGATTTACGCGGATACGGACGAGAAGGTCGAGCTCGATCAGCTCGAGCCGAAGCATTTTCAGAAATGGGTCGACTGGTGCAAGGAGCAAGGTCTCGGTCTCGATTTCAACCCGACCTGCTTCTCCCACGAGAAATCCGGCGACGGCTTCACGCTCAGCCATCCGGATCCGGCCATTCGCCAATTTTGGATCGACCACTGCAAAGCATCGAGAAAAATCGGCGCCTACTTCGGCGAGCAGCTCGGTCAAACGTGCGTGACGAACGTATGGATTCCGGACGGCTTCAAGGATACGCCTGCGGACCGCTTGGCGCCGAGACAGCGCCTGAAGGCGGCGCTCGACGAAGTGTTTGCGGAGGAGCTGAACCCTGCGCATAACCTCGATGCGGTGGAAAGCAAGCTGTTCGGCCTCGGGTCCGAAGCTTACGTCGTAGGCTCGCACGAGTTTTACATGGGCTACGGCATTCAAAACAACAAGCTGATCTGCCTGGATGCAGGGCATTTCCATCCGACGGAAGTGATTTCGAACAAACTGTCGGCGCTCTCGCTGTTTACGAGCGGCATTCTGCTTCACGTCAGCCGTCCGATGAGATGGGACAGCGACCATGTCGTCATTTTGGACGACGAGCTGATCGATATCGGCCGGGAGCTCGTGCGCGGCAACCTGCTGGACAGAACCTATATCGGCCTCGATTTCTTCGATGCGAGCATCAACCGCGTAGCGGCATGGGTGATCGGCACGCGCAACACGATCAAGGCCCTGCTTCGCGCGATGCTCGATCCGGTGGAGGCGCTGCGGAAAGCGGAGCTCGAAGGCGATTATACGACGCGTCTCGCGCTCACGGAGGAGTTCAAAACGTATCCTTTCGGCGCCGTTTGGGATTATTACTGCGCTTCCAAAGGCGTTCCCGTGCGCGAGGAGTGGCTGGCCGAAGTCAAAGTCTACGAGCGGGAAGTGCTGCTCGCGCGCGGTTAA
- a CDS encoding sensory rhodopsin transducer, which produces MPTATGEKVWIIPDGYIPELSSGALTSHESICVLNTSSEDATLGITIFFEDRDPIEDIVEVVPARRTKHIRTSLLSKDDVKIPVGVPYAIEVRSDIPIVVQYSRLDATQAENALMSVMAYPIKYDR; this is translated from the coding sequence ATGCCAACAGCAACAGGGGAAAAGGTATGGATTATTCCGGACGGTTACATTCCGGAGCTCAGCTCCGGGGCGCTTACGAGCCACGAATCGATCTGTGTGCTCAATACGTCTTCGGAGGACGCGACTCTGGGGATCACGATTTTTTTCGAGGACCGCGATCCGATTGAAGATATCGTGGAGGTGGTTCCGGCCCGCCGGACCAAGCACATCCGCACAAGCCTATTGTCCAAGGACGATGTGAAAATCCCGGTCGGCGTTCCTTATGCGATCGAAGTGAGAAGCGATATTCCGATCGTCGTGCAGTACAGCCGCCTGGACGCGACACAGGCTGAAAACGCTCTAATGTCAGTGATGGCGTATCCGATCAAATACGATAGATAA
- a CDS encoding bifunctional aldolase/short-chain dehydrogenase: MVQSLWEASQAAELAGGLDLLVYRSNLIGTDRRVCNYGGGNTSSKMIVKDFRGRDIEVMYVKGSGSDLATMKAAGFTGLRMDDIRPLYERDDMSDEDMVAYLANCMIDAKHPRASIETLLHAFLPFKHVDHTHPDAIISLCCADNGKDLAGEIFGDRFVWVPYIRPGFKLSKMIAEGVRNNQKAELVLMEKHGLVTWGETSEEAYAQTIKIINEAETYIEARVKEDRVFGGAKHAALPAGVRRSIAARVMPTIRGAVSDTKKMILTFDDADDVLQFVGGRDSAKLSQVGAACPDHLVHTKVVPLFIDWTPDADDVDGLKAKLKEGIAQYKEEYKAYFERNKNEGDIMFEAAPRVILIPGIGMINTGKNWAMSQVSGALYHRAIAVMRGATALGQFVSLSENESYNVEYWPLELYKLSLAPAEAEFSRKIAFITGGAGGIGSETARRLVSEGAHVVLADLNFEGAEKVAAEINAKYGENRAIAVKVDVTSEELVKAAYAETALAYGGVDILVNNAGLATSSPFDQTSLKEWNLNMNVLGTGYFLVAREAFSMMKEQDLGGSMVFIGSKNSVYAGKNATAYSAAKALEAHLARCIAAEGGEFGIRVNTILPDAILQGSQIWNGSWRNERAAAYGIEPDQLEEYYRKRTTLLVNIFPRDIAEGVAFFASSKAEKTTGCMLTIDGGVPAAFTR, translated from the coding sequence ATGGTACAAAGTTTATGGGAAGCGTCCCAAGCGGCGGAGCTTGCCGGCGGTCTCGATTTGCTTGTTTACCGCTCCAATCTGATAGGAACGGACCGCCGCGTCTGCAACTATGGCGGAGGCAATACGTCCAGCAAGATGATCGTCAAGGATTTCCGCGGCCGCGACATCGAGGTTATGTACGTCAAGGGTAGCGGCTCCGACCTCGCGACGATGAAAGCGGCGGGTTTTACCGGCTTGCGTATGGATGACATTCGTCCGCTGTATGAGCGGGACGACATGTCCGACGAAGATATGGTGGCGTACCTCGCGAACTGCATGATCGACGCCAAGCATCCGCGCGCCTCGATCGAAACGCTGCTGCATGCGTTTCTTCCGTTCAAGCATGTCGACCATACGCATCCGGATGCGATCATCAGCCTTTGCTGCGCGGATAACGGAAAAGATTTGGCGGGCGAAATTTTCGGGGACCGCTTTGTATGGGTGCCTTACATCCGTCCGGGCTTCAAGCTTTCCAAGATGATCGCCGAAGGCGTCAGAAACAATCAAAAAGCCGAGCTTGTTTTGATGGAGAAACACGGTCTTGTCACATGGGGCGAAACTTCGGAGGAAGCGTATGCCCAAACGATCAAAATCATCAACGAAGCGGAAACATATATCGAAGCGCGTGTAAAAGAAGACCGGGTATTCGGCGGAGCGAAACATGCGGCGCTGCCTGCCGGGGTGCGCAGAAGCATCGCGGCCCGGGTGATGCCGACGATCCGCGGCGCTGTCAGCGATACGAAGAAAATGATCCTCACTTTCGACGATGCCGACGACGTGCTGCAATTCGTTGGCGGACGGGATTCCGCAAAGCTGTCCCAGGTCGGCGCGGCTTGTCCGGATCACCTCGTTCACACGAAGGTCGTTCCGCTGTTTATCGACTGGACGCCTGACGCGGATGACGTTGACGGCCTCAAAGCGAAGCTGAAGGAAGGCATCGCTCAATATAAAGAAGAGTACAAAGCTTACTTCGAACGCAACAAAAACGAAGGCGACATCATGTTCGAAGCGGCGCCGCGCGTCATTCTGATTCCCGGCATCGGCATGATCAATACCGGAAAAAACTGGGCGATGTCTCAGGTGAGCGGCGCCTTGTACCATCGCGCTATCGCCGTCATGAGAGGCGCAACCGCACTCGGACAATTCGTTTCTCTGAGCGAAAACGAGTCCTACAACGTGGAATATTGGCCGCTCGAGCTGTACAAATTGTCGCTCGCCCCGGCCGAAGCGGAGTTTTCCCGCAAAATCGCCTTTATTACCGGCGGAGCGGGCGGCATCGGCAGCGAAACGGCGCGCCGCCTCGTATCCGAAGGCGCTCACGTCGTGCTAGCGGATCTTAACTTCGAAGGCGCGGAAAAGGTCGCTGCCGAAATCAACGCCAAATACGGCGAAAACCGCGCGATTGCGGTGAAAGTCGACGTAACGAGCGAAGAGCTGGTTAAAGCGGCTTATGCGGAAACGGCGCTCGCTTACGGCGGTGTGGACATCCTGGTTAACAACGCCGGTCTTGCCACCTCCAGTCCGTTCGACCAAACGTCGCTGAAGGAATGGAATTTGAACATGAACGTGCTCGGCACGGGATATTTCCTTGTTGCCCGCGAAGCGTTCAGCATGATGAAGGAGCAGGACCTCGGCGGCAGCATGGTGTTCATCGGCTCGAAAAACTCCGTTTATGCAGGCAAAAACGCCACGGCTTACAGCGCCGCCAAAGCGCTGGAAGCGCACCTCGCGCGCTGCATTGCGGCGGAGGGCGGAGAGTTCGGCATCCGCGTGAATACGATTCTTCCCGATGCGATTCTGCAGGGCTCGCAAATATGGAACGGCAGCTGGCGCAATGAACGCGCCGCGGCATACGGCATCGAGCCGGATCAGCTGGAAGAGTACTACCGCAAGCGGACGACGCTGCTCGTCAATATTTTCCCCCGCGATATCGCGGAAGGCGTCGCGTTTTTCGCTTCCTCGAAAGCCGAGAAAACAACCGGCTGCATGCTGACCATTGACGGCGGCGTTCCCGCTGCGTTTACGCGCTAA